A single region of the Belonocnema kinseyi isolate 2016_QV_RU_SX_M_011 unplaced genomic scaffold, B_treatae_v1 SchBZDm_2248;HRSCAF=2463, whole genome shotgun sequence genome encodes:
- the LOC117182528 gene encoding protein TIC 214-like gives MAVLGSSFLRKILEKILNSVIGAGLFCGFMTIPTIALHCYLFVGPSFLTEDNQRRVAAMAGFVTGQFVMFTSVYTKPLYEGLVQPHRMFLFFLAFFLVQLLWTSLTTLRNWPLLDLKENATIVGSRLFFLQLEFLITFFVQLYNPYIPPDSMIFPLVNSYLKDKANKLLFVRSSFA, from the coding sequence ATGGCAGTCTTAGGGTCATCCTTTTTGCGTAAGATACTCGAAAAAATACTCAATTCAGTGATTGGAGCGGGACTCTTTTGTGGATTTATGACCATACCCACCATAGCTCTGCACTGCTATCTCTTCGTTGGCCCCAGCTTCTTGACAGAAGACAACCAGAGACGGGTAGCAGCAATGGCTGGTTTTGTTACGGGACAATTCGTGATGTTCACATCGGTCTATACTAAGCCGCTCTATGAAGGATTGGTTCAACCTCATCGCATGTTCTTGTTCTTTCTGGCATTTTTCTTGGTTCAGCTCTTATGGACCAGTCTAACAACTTTGCGCAACTGGCCGCTTTTGGATCTTAAAGAAAACGCAACGATAGTGGGAAGTCGCCTCTTCTTCCttcaattggaatttttgataaCTTTCTTTGTGCAATTGTACAACCCGTACATTCCACCGGATTCAATGATCTTCCCATTAGTCAACAGCTATCTTAAAGACAAGGCGAACAAACTACTATTTGTAAGAAGTAGTTTTGCTG